In one Nicotiana sylvestris chromosome 8, ASM39365v2, whole genome shotgun sequence genomic region, the following are encoded:
- the LOC138875386 gene encoding uncharacterized protein: MASAHFAGRIDTHSVLLKPALFSQVSISDWIIDSEASNHMTSLKSLLFNVQPLTITCLVFLPNGYKVKVTNSRSLTLFHNFTLHNVLYVPSFHYNLISVHNLVDQFDGIAQFTKVLCILQGSSLKKPLAFGKLDNRLYKLQVPMFRPDNYVSNFVFSSACIVSGSSVVSSFISDNDFELGSSTIGSKFFSDKGIIHQTICPHTPQQNDSLLPYYNTKLLLNCFMVHLHLMAILGLFVVCVMLLFLESLEISLIPGIFSFMNISFPSPLTLPLFLLCLPLLHLFLLISILSHVLVLLLLFRLFNLPLFLLPPLFCLILTLKPHLLLLLLLSRSPPGLIILQAILKTMFVPFLPLLLLPPFQLPLLLNLLAEPATYSQAACKKLIGCKWVYKVKQKADRSIEIYKARLGGTQVESIDFHETFSPVVKMSTIKTLIVVAIKKHWPMFQLDVNSTFLHGDLDKEVFMKLPPSYIVSCPSSSGQLVCKL; this comes from the exons ATGGCTTCTGCACATTTTGCTGGTAGGATAGATACTCATAGTGTTCTTCTTAAGCCTGCTTTGTTTTCACAAGTTAGTATTTCTGATTGGATCATTGATTCTGAGGCATCTAACCATATGACCTCTCTCAAATCTCTCCTCTTCAATGTTCAACCtcttactattacttgtcttgtttTTCTCCCAAATGGTTACAAAGTTAAAGTTACAAACTCTCGATCCTTAACTTTGTTTCATAATTTCACTCTTCACAATGTCCTTTATGTTCCTAGCTTTCACTACAATCTAATTTCAGTTCATAATTTGGTTGATCAGTTTGATGGCATTGCACAGTTTACTAAAGTTTTATGTATATTACAGGGCTCTTCTTTGAAGAAGCCTCTAGCTTTTGGTAAACTGGACAATAGGCTCTACAAGCTGCAAGTACCCATGTTTAGGCCTGATAACTATGTTTCAAATTTTGTTTTTTCTTCTGCATGTATTGTTTCTGGTAGTTCTGTTGTTTCCTCTT TTATAAGTGACAATGATTTTGAATTAGGATCTAGTACTATTGGCTCTAAGTTCTTTTCAGACAAGGGTATAATTCATCAGACCATTTGTCCTcatactccacaacaaaatg ATTCCCTTCTCCCCTATTACAACACAAAACTCCTTTTGAATTGCTTTATGGTTCACCTCCATCTTATGGCCATCTTAGGACTTTTTGTTGTTTGTGTTATGCTACTATTCCTAGAGTCCTTAGAGATAAGTTTGATCCCAG GGATATTCAGTTTCATGAACATATCTTTCCCTTCTCCTCTAACACTTCCTCTTTTCCTTCTATGTTTACCTCTTCTCCATCTTTTCCTACTGATCTCCATCCTATCTCATGTCCTGGTCCTTCTCCTTCTTTTCCGTCTCTTTAATCTTCCGTTGTTCCTCCTACCTCCTCTCTTTTGCCTCATTCTGACTCTCAAACCTCATCTCCTCCTATTGTTGCTCCTGTCAAGAAGTCCTCCAGGCCTCATAATCCTCCAAGCTATCTTAAAGACTATGTTTGTTCCCTTCCTTCCTCTTCTCCTTCTTCCTCCCTTtcagcttcctcttcttctcaaCCTTTTGGCTGAACCTGCGACTTATTCTCAGGCTGCTT GCAAGAAACTCATTGGTTGCAAGTGGGTGTATAAGGTCAAACAAAAGGCAGATAGGAGCATTGAGATATATAAGGCTAGATTGGGGGGCACTCAGGTTGAAAGTATTGATTTTCATGAAACCTTTTCACCTGTTGTGAAAATGTCCACCATCAAGACCCTGATTGTTGTTGCTATTAAGAAGCATTGGCCCATGTTTCAGTTGGATGTCAACAGTACCTTCTTACATGGTGACCTTGATAAGGAAGTTTTTATGAAGTTGCCTCCTAGTTACATTGTTTCTTGTCCCTCCTCTTCTGGGCAGTTGGTTTGCAAATTGTAG